A region from the Vicia villosa cultivar HV-30 ecotype Madison, WI linkage group LG3, Vvil1.0, whole genome shotgun sequence genome encodes:
- the LOC131660770 gene encoding mitochondrial carrier protein CoAc1-like isoform X1 translates to MDSSQGSKLAGLVQNASIKRDESSLDRVPVYVKELIAGGFAGALAKSSVAPLERVKILWQTRSGGFHNLGVYQSMNKLLKHEGFLGLYKGNGASVIRIVPYAALHFMTYERYKSWILNNYPILGTGPSIDLLAGSAAGGTSVLCTYPLDLARTKLAYQLVDTKVCFKDGIKGVHSQSIGPVHNGIKGVLTSAYKEAGVRGLYRGVGPTLTGILPYAGLKFYTYEKLKMHVPEEHQKSILMRLSCGALAGLFGQTLTYPLDVVKRQMQVGSLQSAANGDARYKNTLDGLRKIVRNQGWRQLFAGVSINYIRIVPSAAISFTAYDMMKTWLDVPPQQRSKSVSAG, encoded by the exons ATGGATTCTTCTCAAGGTTCGAAGCTGGCTGGTTTGGTGCAGAATGCGTCCATTAAGAGGGATGAATCTAGTTTGGATCGTGTTCCTGTTTATGTTAAGGAGTTGATTGCTGGTGGATTTGCCGGTGCGCTTGCTAAGAGCTCTGTTGCACCTCTAGAACGGGTCAAGATACTCTGGCAG aCTAGGTCGGGAGGATTCCATAATCTTGGTGTTTACCAATCTATGAATAAGTTGCTAAAACATGAAGGGTTTCTAGGATTATATAA AGGAAATGGAGCTAGTGTTATCCGGATTGTTCCATATGCAGCCTTACACTTTATGACATATGAGCGGTATAAAAGTTGGATCCTTAACAATTACCCCATTTTAGGAACGGGTCCTTCTATTGATCTTTTAGCTGGCTCAGCAGCAGGGGGAACTTCAGTTTTATGTACATACCCCTTAGATCTCGCCCGTACCAAACTTGCTTATCAG TTGGTGGACACAAAAGTATGTTTCAAAGATGGTATTAAAGGGGTTCACTCTCAATCTATCGGTCCTGTTCATAATGGGATTAAAGGTGTACTTACGAGTGCTTATAAGGAAGCTGGAGTTCGTGGACTTTATAGAGGTGTAG GTCCAACGCTCACTGGAATTCTTCCATATGCTGGTTTGAAGTTCTATACTTATGAGAAATTGAAGATGCATGTTCCTGAAGAACATCAGAAGTCCATTTTGATGCGCCTTTCTTGTGGAGCTCTTGCTGGATTGTTTGGGCAGACTTTAACGTACCCTTTGGACGTTGTTAAGCGACAAATGCAG GTTGGAAGCTTGCAAAGTGCAGCTAACGGAGATGCCAGATACAAGAATACATTAGATGGACTTAGGAAGATCGTTCGTAATCAAGGGTGGAGGCAGTTGTTTGCAGGCGTGAGCATTAACTACATAAGG ATTGTTCCTTCGGCTGCTATCAGCTTCACCGCATATGACATGATGAAGACATGGCTTGATGTACCACCCCAACAAAGGTCTAAATCAGTTTCAGCAGGATAA
- the LOC131660770 gene encoding mitochondrial carrier protein CoAc1-like isoform X2 codes for MNKLLKHEGFLGLYKGNGASVIRIVPYAALHFMTYERYKSWILNNYPILGTGPSIDLLAGSAAGGTSVLCTYPLDLARTKLAYQLVDTKVCFKDGIKGVHSQSIGPVHNGIKGVLTSAYKEAGVRGLYRGVGPTLTGILPYAGLKFYTYEKLKMHVPEEHQKSILMRLSCGALAGLFGQTLTYPLDVVKRQMQVGSLQSAANGDARYKNTLDGLRKIVRNQGWRQLFAGVSINYIRIVPSAAISFTAYDMMKTWLDVPPQQRSKSVSAG; via the exons ATGAATAAGTTGCTAAAACATGAAGGGTTTCTAGGATTATATAA AGGAAATGGAGCTAGTGTTATCCGGATTGTTCCATATGCAGCCTTACACTTTATGACATATGAGCGGTATAAAAGTTGGATCCTTAACAATTACCCCATTTTAGGAACGGGTCCTTCTATTGATCTTTTAGCTGGCTCAGCAGCAGGGGGAACTTCAGTTTTATGTACATACCCCTTAGATCTCGCCCGTACCAAACTTGCTTATCAG TTGGTGGACACAAAAGTATGTTTCAAAGATGGTATTAAAGGGGTTCACTCTCAATCTATCGGTCCTGTTCATAATGGGATTAAAGGTGTACTTACGAGTGCTTATAAGGAAGCTGGAGTTCGTGGACTTTATAGAGGTGTAG GTCCAACGCTCACTGGAATTCTTCCATATGCTGGTTTGAAGTTCTATACTTATGAGAAATTGAAGATGCATGTTCCTGAAGAACATCAGAAGTCCATTTTGATGCGCCTTTCTTGTGGAGCTCTTGCTGGATTGTTTGGGCAGACTTTAACGTACCCTTTGGACGTTGTTAAGCGACAAATGCAG GTTGGAAGCTTGCAAAGTGCAGCTAACGGAGATGCCAGATACAAGAATACATTAGATGGACTTAGGAAGATCGTTCGTAATCAAGGGTGGAGGCAGTTGTTTGCAGGCGTGAGCATTAACTACATAAGG ATTGTTCCTTCGGCTGCTATCAGCTTCACCGCATATGACATGATGAAGACATGGCTTGATGTACCACCCCAACAAAGGTCTAAATCAGTTTCAGCAGGATAA